A genomic window from Silvanigrella paludirubra includes:
- the repC gene encoding replication protein C, IncQ-type: MVSKSSDLSSKYNLKFALHDPAHCLAPGLFRSIKKGDRKKLKLDITYEFGDKNKIEFSGPEPLGADDLRVLQGLIAMAGINHHDQFVTSETSSEHGKEVRKQMDLKWDATNDDVVVAKGSYRELAKEIGYADCENTKTIRNCVERLWKVSIIYEFNKKRIGCRLLSSYASDNEKGKLFVALNPIITSVIFGFKPQHTRIDMQEVRLLSSDAARLLHQRLCAWINPGTSRNVSLESLIGYVYFEDTDNRYTKRTRKIDIKKALNEFELLKWEIEEYRKEHYKISRPESIIENTSKKSPSKS; this comes from the coding sequence GTGGTATCTAAAAGTTCTGATTTAAGTTCTAAATATAATTTAAAATTTGCACTTCATGATCCTGCTCATTGTTTAGCTCCAGGATTGTTTAGGAGTATAAAAAAAGGGGATCGCAAAAAATTAAAGTTAGATATTACATACGAATTTGGAGATAAAAATAAAATTGAGTTTAGTGGTCCCGAACCGCTTGGTGCGGATGATTTAAGGGTACTTCAAGGATTAATCGCAATGGCAGGTATAAATCATCACGATCAATTTGTTACTTCAGAAACATCTTCTGAACATGGGAAAGAAGTTAGAAAACAAATGGATTTAAAATGGGACGCCACTAATGATGATGTTGTAGTAGCCAAAGGAAGTTATCGTGAGCTTGCTAAAGAAATAGGTTATGCAGATTGTGAAAATACAAAAACAATCAGAAATTGTGTTGAACGACTTTGGAAAGTGTCAATTATTTATGAATTCAACAAAAAAAGAATTGGATGCCGTTTACTTTCTAGTTATGCAAGCGATAACGAAAAAGGGAAATTATTTGTTGCATTAAATCCGATCATTACAAGTGTAATATTTGGATTTAAGCCACAGCATACTAGAATTGATATGCAAGAAGTTAGGCTTTTATCAAGTGATGCAGCTAGACTATTGCATCAACGCCTCTGTGCTTGGATTAACCCTGGAACATCACGAAATGTTAGCCTCGAATCTTTAATAGGGTACGTTTATTTTGAAGATACAGATAATAGATATACAAAAAGAACAAGAAAAATTGATATAAAAAAAGCATTAAATGAGTTTGAATTATTGAAATGGGAAATAGAAGAATATAGGAAAGAGCACTATAAAATTTCGAGACCTGAAAGCATAATTGAAAACACCTCAAAAAAATCCCCATCAAAATCATAA
- a CDS encoding DNA topoisomerase 3: MRTLIIAEKPGAGREIADALGVTKKLDGSMESDEYIISWAAGHLVTLKEPHEYNEKWKDWSLETLPILPEKYELKISSNETKKQFNILKKYLTSSNVSKVINACDAGREGELIFDYIYRLSGSKIPAYRLWTSAALTAEAIKRELQRLKPIEEFNGLRLAARARSTADWVIGMNSTRAITLAAQKSGNKGVFSVGRVQTPTLFFLVSREIEIKNFKAKPFWVIKGNFLTEKNQTYLGNYEYQNDSKFISQIYSISDAKMIMEECEGSNAKIVKVESKDGSTSPPLLFDLTELQKECNKRFGLSADKTLEIAQILYEKHKCLSYPRTEFRHLTEDNRETIPNILEALKDSFDNKFIKKVNETYKETNKRIFDNSKVGDHHALLPTSVSPKNLQEIEEKVYRLVVNRFLAVFSPNFEFKSSIIAALCNGKHLFVTRGKIVKKLGWKQIENDAEEDISEEQEEQNLPDLKLGDPVTISKLNLKEDKTKSPPRYNDSSLLSAMQNPSSKAENKEDKDALKSYGLGTPATRAAIIKNLELKGYIEREKKAIKPTQKAFDLFSMLQKFNQSFLCNPVMTAEWEKTLQTIEREPAHASSFLQNLNLLTMDIVSNIKKAI, encoded by the coding sequence ATGAGAACTCTAATTATTGCTGAAAAACCAGGAGCAGGCAGAGAAATTGCCGATGCTCTTGGTGTTACTAAAAAGTTAGATGGAAGTATGGAATCAGATGAATACATTATATCCTGGGCTGCTGGCCATTTGGTTACTCTTAAAGAACCACATGAGTATAATGAAAAATGGAAAGATTGGTCTTTAGAAACACTTCCTATATTACCTGAAAAATATGAATTAAAAATTTCATCTAATGAAACAAAAAAACAATTTAATATTTTAAAAAAATATCTGACATCAAGTAATGTTAGTAAAGTAATAAACGCTTGCGATGCTGGACGAGAAGGAGAGCTTATATTTGATTACATATACAGACTATCAGGATCTAAAATTCCAGCATACCGATTATGGACGAGTGCCGCTCTTACAGCTGAAGCTATAAAGAGAGAACTACAAAGACTAAAACCAATAGAAGAGTTTAATGGATTGCGACTAGCCGCAAGAGCACGTTCTACAGCGGATTGGGTAATTGGTATGAATTCAACCAGAGCTATCACATTAGCAGCTCAAAAATCTGGGAACAAAGGTGTTTTTTCAGTTGGAAGAGTTCAGACACCAACATTATTTTTTTTAGTCTCTCGTGAAATTGAAATTAAGAATTTCAAAGCAAAACCTTTTTGGGTAATAAAAGGAAATTTTCTTACTGAAAAAAATCAAACTTATCTAGGAAACTATGAATATCAAAATGATAGTAAATTTATTTCTCAAATATATTCAATTTCAGATGCCAAAATGATTATGGAGGAATGTGAAGGAAGTAATGCAAAAATTGTTAAAGTCGAATCTAAAGATGGTAGTACTTCTCCTCCTTTACTATTCGACTTAACAGAACTTCAAAAAGAATGTAACAAACGATTTGGATTAAGTGCTGACAAAACCCTAGAAATTGCACAAATTCTTTATGAAAAACATAAGTGTTTATCATATCCAAGAACCGAATTTAGGCATTTAACTGAAGACAATAGAGAAACAATTCCAAATATACTAGAAGCGTTAAAGGATTCATTTGATAATAAGTTTATAAAAAAAGTTAATGAAACATACAAAGAGACAAACAAAAGAATTTTTGATAATTCAAAGGTTGGTGATCATCATGCTTTATTGCCTACTTCTGTATCCCCAAAAAATCTTCAAGAAATTGAAGAAAAGGTTTACAGATTAGTAGTAAATCGTTTTCTAGCAGTTTTCTCACCAAATTTTGAATTTAAGTCATCAATTATAGCGGCTCTCTGTAATGGTAAACATCTTTTTGTTACACGAGGAAAAATCGTTAAAAAACTTGGCTGGAAACAAATTGAAAATGACGCTGAAGAAGATATTTCTGAAGAACAAGAAGAACAGAATTTACCTGATTTAAAGTTAGGAGATCCTGTAACAATATCAAAACTTAATTTGAAAGAAGATAAAACAAAATCTCCACCACGTTATAACGATTCTTCTTTATTGTCAGCGATGCAAAATCCGAGTTCAAAGGCTGAGAATAAAGAAGATAAAGATGCTCTTAAAAGTTATGGTCTTGGAACACCCGCTACACGTGCGGCAATAATTAAAAATCTTGAATTGAAAGGCTATATAGAACGAGAAAAAAAGGCTATTAAACCAACTCAGAAGGCATTTGATTTATTTTCTATGCTTCAAAAGTTTAATCAGTCATTTTTATGCAATCCAGTAATGACTGCTGAGTGGGAAAAAACTTTGCAAACTATCGAACGAGAACCTGCTCATGCTTCTTCTTTTTTACAGAATTTGAATTTATTAACTATGGATATTGTATCGAACATCAAAAAAGCAATTTAA
- the mobF gene encoding MobF family relaxase: MLSIYRLQNVSQALTYYKEDNYYSKENQEEYSEWYGIAAEDLGLKGKVKLKDFNYILNGCDKDGKLLVNKKIKEQKLSYETYYNVKNEYNKLINSLNIEDKYKDEISIVIKKITESNDKIPAKIIDNYEKKFSSLINNSNVISIDKKDKFKSEFKKINLNYKKIADRRPAYDLTFSAPKSVSIAALVGDDKRLIDAHRNAVKYALSVVEKEYSQTRIVENKNRNIILTNNIIAATFEHDISRKIDPQLHTHCVMMNMTKNNGEWRSINQDGFYYSSKKLGAIYQNELAKCIKKLGYEIQLNPNGTFDIKGYTSEHLLHFSKRSLQMKEMGSKNQKDARKYVLIERDKKVEGIPKKLTYNEWKNEAKILNITHPISSNLNTFNDPNNINKNDILESIILNSIKELTENDISLKKDKLHEKILIKSLGIFDYNEETKVKTEEYLKKKLI, translated from the coding sequence ATGTTATCAATATATAGATTACAAAACGTATCACAAGCATTAACATATTACAAAGAAGACAATTATTATTCGAAAGAAAATCAAGAGGAATATTCTGAATGGTATGGAATTGCGGCAGAAGATTTGGGCTTGAAAGGTAAAGTAAAATTAAAAGATTTTAACTACATTTTAAATGGTTGCGATAAGGATGGAAAATTACTAGTTAATAAAAAAATTAAAGAACAAAAGTTGTCTTATGAAACATATTATAATGTAAAAAACGAATACAATAAATTAATAAATAGTTTAAATATTGAAGATAAATATAAAGATGAAATATCTATTGTAATAAAAAAAATAACAGAATCAAACGATAAAATACCAGCAAAAATAATAGATAATTATGAAAAAAAATTTTCATCCTTAATTAATAATTCAAATGTAATTTCAATTGATAAAAAAGATAAATTTAAAAGTGAATTTAAAAAAATTAATCTTAACTATAAAAAAATTGCTGATCGAAGACCAGCTTATGATTTGACATTTTCTGCACCAAAATCTGTTTCAATAGCAGCATTAGTTGGTGATGATAAAAGATTGATAGATGCTCATAGGAATGCGGTAAAATATGCTTTAAGTGTTGTTGAAAAAGAGTATTCACAGACTAGAATTGTTGAGAATAAAAATAGAAATATTATATTAACAAATAATATAATAGCTGCTACTTTTGAACATGATATTAGCAGGAAAATAGACCCTCAATTACATACACATTGTGTTATGATGAACATGACAAAAAACAATGGAGAATGGCGTTCAATTAACCAAGATGGGTTTTATTATAGTTCGAAAAAATTGGGGGCAATATATCAAAATGAACTTGCAAAGTGTATTAAAAAATTAGGCTATGAAATACAACTAAATCCTAATGGTACTTTTGATATAAAAGGTTATACAAGTGAACACCTTCTTCATTTTTCAAAACGATCTCTACAAATGAAAGAAATGGGTTCTAAAAACCAAAAAGATGCTAGAAAATATGTATTGATAGAAAGAGATAAAAAAGTTGAAGGAATACCAAAAAAATTAACTTACAATGAATGGAAAAATGAGGCTAAAATTTTAAATATTACTCATCCTATTTCTTCAAATTTAAATACTTTTAATGATCCAAATAATATTAATAAAAATGACATTTTGGAAAGTATAATTTTAAATTCTATTAAGGAACTTACCGAAAATGATATTAGTTTAAAAAAAGATAAATTGCATGAAAAAATACTTATAAAATCATTAGGAATATTTGATTATAATGAAGAAACAAAAGTAAAAACAGAAGAGTATTTAAAAAAAAAGCTCATTTAG
- a CDS encoding AAA family ATPase, whose product MGQKNKEEYVTNESLKIESDTIDIMQRGKSIFESIVEIEEAKKIINSIHNDSIKAGDSGLNSGQKEAIEVYLTSNDRIIAWQGVAGAGKTFSLASATEIAKKNGYIVKGFAPQAEAAKVLAEDAKLSEAHTVKSLLVDTSIAGRASGKEIWIVDEAGTLSAKDAHDLLKKAEFENAKVLLVGDTKQLSSVGAGNPFKQLQEHGIKFAELSEGMRQKDKTLKESVDLIAKGNTKLGLEILEKNGKVNEIADTEKIIANMANDYLKLSKKDLESSLFISSTNYEKEQITNIVRSELKRKEVLKDSVEIKILESLGYNEYALRNANIYSKNDILILNKNEKGLLKNIEYRVLDVNHKNNTIIICSDDFKKEIDVSKIKGNLYQEKIIEISIGDKIKWTKNHSVKKSINKDSKARSERRLNGQYLNVIGIDKQNNTATIEYDKGKKESIDLMKSNFIDYNYVSTVFSSQGKTCNKVYASITNVDRENFYVAVSRARYDCKIYTNNKNILYRNVEKIGANKTAYDKIIEENKIQINLNNDKLKKDHVVKKFSENDLESIKISRKIKEKSFEISYKLGLDPINNDLGKFSKYGNNNQEIIANSIKSEINKEFGINKSTELHTLPVSTLKEIYSLKIQTIAKECQSQYFHKLNPNYKNRPTNIMHNEDLTQKQTISKPKIRR is encoded by the coding sequence GTGGGGCAGAAAAATAAAGAAGAATACGTCACAAATGAATCTCTTAAAATCGAATCTGATACAATAGATATTATGCAAAGAGGTAAAAGCATTTTTGAAAGTATTGTTGAAATTGAAGAAGCAAAAAAGATTATCAATTCAATTCACAATGATTCAATTAAAGCTGGAGATAGTGGTTTAAATTCAGGTCAAAAAGAAGCGATAGAAGTTTATTTAACTTCTAATGATCGAATCATTGCATGGCAAGGAGTAGCAGGGGCAGGAAAAACATTTTCTTTAGCTTCTGCAACGGAAATTGCAAAAAAAAATGGTTATATTGTTAAGGGTTTTGCTCCTCAAGCTGAAGCTGCCAAAGTACTAGCTGAAGATGCAAAGTTGAGTGAAGCTCATACAGTTAAATCATTACTAGTTGATACTTCTATTGCTGGAAGAGCTTCTGGAAAAGAAATTTGGATTGTCGATGAAGCTGGTACCCTAAGCGCAAAAGATGCTCATGATTTATTAAAAAAAGCTGAATTTGAAAATGCAAAAGTATTGTTAGTTGGCGATACAAAGCAATTGTCTTCTGTCGGAGCTGGTAACCCTTTCAAACAACTGCAAGAACACGGAATAAAATTTGCTGAATTATCTGAAGGAATGAGACAAAAAGATAAAACTTTAAAAGAATCAGTAGATCTTATTGCAAAAGGGAATACAAAATTGGGATTAGAAATATTAGAAAAAAATGGAAAGGTGAATGAAATAGCAGACACAGAAAAAATCATCGCAAACATGGCAAATGATTATTTAAAGCTTAGTAAAAAGGATTTAGAATCATCACTCTTTATTTCATCAACTAATTACGAGAAAGAACAGATCACAAATATAGTTAGAAGCGAATTAAAAAGAAAAGAAGTCTTAAAAGATTCAGTTGAAATTAAAATACTCGAATCGCTAGGATACAATGAATATGCTTTAAGAAATGCAAATATATATTCAAAAAATGATATTTTAATTTTAAATAAGAATGAAAAAGGGTTATTAAAAAATATTGAATACAGAGTTTTAGATGTTAATCATAAAAATAATACTATTATAATTTGCTCTGATGATTTTAAAAAAGAAATTGATGTTTCAAAAATTAAAGGTAACTTATACCAAGAAAAAATTATTGAAATATCAATAGGTGATAAAATTAAGTGGACAAAAAATCATTCAGTTAAAAAAAGTATTAATAAAGATTCTAAGGCAAGAAGTGAAAGAAGGTTAAATGGTCAATATTTAAATGTTATTGGAATTGATAAGCAAAATAATACAGCAACTATAGAATATGATAAAGGAAAAAAAGAATCTATTGATTTAATGAAAAGTAATTTTATAGATTATAATTATGTTTCTACTGTTTTTTCTAGCCAAGGAAAAACTTGCAATAAAGTTTACGCATCAATTACAAATGTTGATAGAGAAAATTTTTATGTAGCCGTTTCACGTGCTAGATATGATTGCAAAATATACACAAATAATAAAAATATTCTATATAGAAATGTAGAAAAAATTGGTGCAAATAAGACTGCATATGATAAAATTATTGAAGAAAACAAAATACAAATAAATTTAAATAATGATAAATTAAAGAAAGATCATGTAGTAAAAAAATTTTCTGAAAATGACTTGGAATCTATCAAAATCAGTAGAAAGATAAAAGAAAAAAGTTTTGAAATTTCATATAAGCTTGGATTAGATCCTATAAATAACGATCTTGGAAAGTTTTCAAAATATGGTAATAATAATCAGGAAATAATTGCAAATAGTATAAAATCTGAAATAAATAAAGAATTTGGAATTAATAAGTCAACAGAATTACATACATTACCAGTAAGTACATTAAAAGAAATATACTCTTTAAAGATTCAAACAATTGCGAAAGAGTGTCAATCACAATATTTTCATAAGCTAAATCCAAATTATAAAAACCGCCCAACCAATATAATGCACAATGAAGATTTGACCCAAAAACAAACTATTTCTAAACCTAAAATAAGAAGATAA